A genomic stretch from Carassius auratus strain Wakin chromosome 35, ASM336829v1, whole genome shotgun sequence includes:
- the LOC113054526 gene encoding oligoribonuclease, mitochondrial-like gives MREHMLRAVCVPAFRVLTRVCVASQPFKAPPPLFTAQNFSLFSPCTSVLFKGLMSRRPHGRKMSLSLAQRMVWVDLEMTGLDIEKDRIIEMACIVTDSDLNVIAEGPNLIINQPDELLDGMSDWCKEHHGKSGLTQAVRDSHISLQQAEYEFLSFVRQHTPPGQCPLAGNSVHADKKFLDKYMPQFMRHLHYRIIDVSTIKELSRRWYPEEYSVAPQKKASHRALEDIQESIKELKFYRANVFKVKEKRKIVENGDKKSER, from the exons ATGCGTGAACACATGTTGCGCGCGGTATGTGTTCCTGCATTCAGAGTCTTGACTCGAGTTTGTGTGGCATCACAGCCGTTTAAAGCACCCCCGCCGTTGTTTACCGCCCAAAACTTCTCTCTCTTCAGCCCATGTACCTCTGTGCTCTTTAAGGGTTTGATGTCAAGACGACCTCACGGCAGGAAGATGTCTCTGTCTTTGGCCCAGCGGATGGTCTGGGTAGATCTGGAG ATGACAGGGCTGGATATAGAGAAGGACCGGATTATTGAGATGGCTTGCATCGTTACAGATTCGGACCTTAACGTCATTGCAGAg ggGCCAAATCTGATAATCAACCAACCAGACGAGCTGCTCGATGGCATGTCAGACTGGTGCAAAGAGCATCATGGGAAG TCAGGGTTGACTCAGGCTGTGAGGGACAGTCACATCAGTCTCCAGCAGGCGGAGTATGAATTCCTGTCTTTCGTCCGGCAGCACACTCCACCCGGACAGTGTCCTCTCGCAG GGAACTCCGTTCACGCCGATAAGAAGTTTCTGGATAAGTACATGCCACAGTTCATGCGACATCTGCACTATCGCATCATAGATGTGAGCACCATTAAAGAGCTCTCCAG ACGATGGTATCCAGAGGAGTACAGTGTCGCACCGCAGAAAAAAGCATCGCACAG AGCGCTGGAAGACATCCAGGAGAGCATCAAAGAGCTGAAGTTTTACAGAGCTAATGTTTTCAAAGTGAAGGAGAAGAGAAAAATAGTTGAAAATGGTGATAAGAAATCTGAGAGATAA